ACAGGTAGCAGGGGAAGCCAGTGCCATCGTGACAACAACGGGACTGCGCGGTGGTCGTAAGCGCCCAGGGTCTCTCCGTTTTACATGGTGTTCGGTTGTTGATTCTGGGGGTCGGTCTGGGGGCGATCGCAGGAACTGGTTTGGCGATCTGGAACCCGACGAACTACCGCATGGGGATCGGGCCACGGGTCAACCAACGACTAGAATTAGCAGCTGCCCCCACCCCACCCCTTACCCCTGCCATCCCCAGTCAGGCTCTGCAATCCACTCAAGAAATGCTGCCCTTGAAGCAACAAGTGCTGACCTTGGCAGCTCGGAATCCGGGGTTGACCCTGGGGGTATTTCTCGAAGACCTCGATAGCGGTGCTTACCTGGATATCAATGGCACGAAGCCCTTTGCCACGGCCAGCATGATCAAAGTTCCAGTGCTGGTGGCAGTTTTTTCAGGATGT
Above is a genomic segment from Neosynechococcus sphagnicola sy1 containing:
- a CDS encoding serine hydrolase, with protein sequence MVVSAQGLSVLHGVRLLILGVGLGAIAGTGLAIWNPTNYRMGIGPRVNQRLELAAAPTPPLTPAIPSQALQSTQEMLPLKQQVLTLAARNPGLTLGVFLEDLDSGAYLDINGTKPFATASMIKVPVLVAVFSGC